In Clostridia bacterium, the sequence ACCTGAAGATAGTCTACACGCCCCTGAACGGCGCGGGCAACAAGCCCGTCCGCCGCGTGCTCGCGCGCGCCGGCTTCACGAACGTCTCCGTCGTGCCGGAGCAGGAGCAGCCGGACGGCGACTTCCCGACCTGCACCTACCCCAACCCGGAGGAAGCGGCGGCGCTCTCCCTCGCGGTCGCGAAGGCGAAGCGCGAAGGCGCCGACCTCGTGCTCGCCACCGATCCGGACAGCGACCGCGTCGGCTCCGCGGTGCCGGACGGCAGCGGAGATTTCACCCTCATCAACGGCAACCAGATGGGCATTCTGCTCATCGACTATATCCTCGGCAGGCGCGAAGCGGCGGGCAGGATGCCCGAGCGCCCCGAGATCGTCACCACGATAGTTTCCACCCCCATGGCGCAGGTCGTCGCCGCCGACCACGGCGCGACGGTCAAGGAGCTGCTGACCGGCTTCAAGTATATCGGCGAAGAGATAGGCCGCCTTGAAGCCGCGGGCGAGGGCGACCGCTACGTCTTCGGCTTCGAGGAGAGCTACGGCTACCTCCCCGGCGGCTACGTCCGCGACAAGGACGCCGTCGTCGCCTCGCTGCTGATATGCGAGATGACCGCCTTCTATCACAGGCAGGGCAAGTCGCTTCTCGACCGGCTCGCCGAGCTTTATGAGAAATACGGATACTACAGAGAAACGCTCAAGACCTTCGTCTTCGAGGGCATCACCGGCAAGGCGCAGATGGACGCGATAATCGCGCGTCTGGCGAAAGAGGGCATCACGCTCCACGAGGGCGAAACGCCGCTCGCCAAGGACTACTCGAACGGCATCGAAGGCCTGCCGCCGTCGAAGGTGCTTTCCTTCACCGACTCGAAGGCGCGGCTGACCGTCCGCCCGTCCGGCACCGAGCCGAAGCTGAAGGTCTACGTCAGCGCGAAGGCGGACTCCGCCGAAGCCGCCGACGCCGAAGCGCAGGCGGTCCTGGCGAAGATGCAGAGGTTTATCGAGGCGTAATACGCCCGCGCATTCACTCACCAACGCCGTGTTCGTGTCATCCTGAGGCGCAGCGCGCCGAAGGATCCCCCGCCGTCAGCAGAGCGTATGTCATCCTGAGCGAAGTGACGCGTCAGCGTCACGAAGTCGAAGGATCTCACGTTGTCGTATGTCATCCTGAGCGAAGCGGGCGAAGCCCGCGCAGTCGAAGGATCTTGTCGGAAACGGCATAATAAAAGAAAAAGTGTGTATTCGGAGTATGAGCATTACCGTCCGCTCCGAATACACACTTTTGTTTTTAACGAGGCCTCGTCTTTAAGATCCTTCGGCTCCGGCTTCGCCTCCGCTCAGGATGACAGACACTCTGCGTGTTCTGTCATCCCGAGGGCGAAGCCCGAGGGATCCCCCGCCGTTCGCAGCCGTCTGCATAGGGAAGGGGATTCCTCGTCGCCTGCGGCTCCTCGGAATAACAGAATCGCGGCGGCTTCGCCGGCTCCTCGGAATGACAGAGCCGCCGGATAACTATTTCATAAAAAAATTACGGAAATATCACACAACCGTAATAATATCACAATACGACAAGAAACGCGCGTCTCAAACGTGTTAAAATACAATGCTGATACTGTGCATACGTATCGGGTGCGCGAATTGCCCGTACAATGTGCGCACAAAAAACAGTTATATTAATTACAGGAGGAGAAAACATTATGAAAAAGACACTTTCAATGCTGCTTGCCGTGATGTTCGCGCTGACCGCGTTCGGCGCAACGACCATCTTCGGCGGCGTGCTGGGTGCCGGAGCTGTATTCTATGAGTATTATGAATACACTTCCATCCCCGGCTTCACCGCTTTCACGGAAGCGGATATGCAGAAGGCCTGGACTTCCAGCGGCAACTTCACCGGTTTCAGCACCGACTACAAGCCGGACGGAGTCGACAAGGTCGCGACGTTCACCTGCACGTCCCCCGACCAGTGGGGCGGCATGGTGGCCGCCACGATGGAACTTAAGAACAATGAGAACAACAGTTGGAACACCAACGGCAACAGTCCGTTGAATTCCTGCATCTGGGGCGCGAATATGACCCTGGGCGGCAAGGACTTCCTGGGCAACCAGCTCGACGCGGACGGCAATATCGTATGGACCACCACGTTCGAGGATATGGCCGGCTTCTGCTTCTGGACCGGCGTCAACGGCGGACACTATGACGGCAGCATCAAGATCCAGCTGTTCTCCATCCCCACCAGGGGCCCGGCCTACACCACGAGTGACAACGGCACTACCGATATGGCCCAGTACCCCAACGGCGCGCCCAAGGCGTTCGTCTATGAGTGCGACGGCGTAAGACCCGACGAAGACGGCTACGTCTACTTCGATTTCAAGACCGACTTCTTCCAGTGCGACTGGTGGAGCACCGACGACGAGGGTATCAACTGGTACAGAGGAGCTAAGGAGGATGAGCCTGAGAATTATCCTCACGACAAGTACCATTTCCCGATTTCCAAGTGCGCGATCCCGCAGAGCAAGATCCCGTACATCAACGGTATCCAGCTCCGCTTCAGTAACATGCAGTCCGGAGACGTCATCAGCGTCGGCGACTGGCGTATGTACTTTGACACCCGTATCCACGTCGACGAGCTTGAAGAGCAGTGCGAGATCTTCGATTCCCTCGATCCCGAGGCCTATACCGAAGAGAGCTACGCCGCCGCGACCGAGGTCTATCTGGAAGCTTACGAGATGTTCCAGAACGCCGATCAGTACACTCAGAAGCAGGTCGACGCGATGGCGAGAGAACTTAAGCTCGCGATCCGCGATCTGAAGCCCATGTTCAAGGCCGAAATGAAGAGCGTCAAGCTCGCCGGCTTTGAAGTCTGGGAAGACGCCGATTTTGAAGCGATGGAAGACGGCGGCGTCTGCCTTGACACCGCCGCGGTCGAGACCGATATTTATCCCAATACGAAAGAGCAGTCGGTCATGGTCTTCGCGCAGGCCGATGACGGCCCGCCGACCTACGGCTGGAGTCTCTTCACCAACGCCACCGAAGACGGCGCGATAAAGAATCCCTTTGAGCTTAAAGAGGGCTCGGAGCCGCTGAGCGAAGCCGCCGGCATCCGCTTCTGGGTCAAGTGGGATGACAGTCTCGAAACACCGCAGGCGTGCCGCATCGGCCTCGGCGTTTCCTCCGAGGAGATCTATTTCGAGTGCGAAGAGACCGCCGTTGAGCTGCCCGCGCAGCAGGGCTACGTCGGCGTCGCGTGGACGAACTTCTACGACGTTTACGGCGAAGAGGATATCTTCGATCATATCGACGATATCGACACCATCTATATCTACTTTGAAAACGTCAGCGGTATCTACTACATCGCCGACCTGACCGGCTTCGAGTGGAGCATTTCCTCCGCCGATTTCTACTCTTTCGAGGCGAGAATCAACCAAGTTGAAGAGTATATGGCCGGTCTCGACAGATCGAAGTATTATTACATTTCTCTTAACAGAGTCGACGAAGCCCTTGAGGAAGCCAAAGGCCTGCTCGGCAAATACGGCGTTACTCAGGAAGAGGTCGACGAAGCTCTTGACAAGCTCAATACTGCGGTCAACAACCTGACTCTGCTCGGCGACCTCGCCGATGAGCCGACCATCAAACTGCTTGACGCTCTGACCAAGAGCGCCAAGACCTACTGGCGCGGCAACCTCGTTCAGCGCACGTAT encodes:
- a CDS encoding phospho-sugar mutase; this translates as MEINKLYEQWKSECSGALKEELLAVAGDEKAIEDRFYKHLEFGTGGLRGKLGAGTNRMNVYTVRRATAGLADYLLAEFGAGASCAIAHDSRNGSAEFTREAAATLAAKGVRVYMYSELMPTPMLSFAVRELKCSGGVVITASHNPAEYNGYKVYGADGCQITNAAADAIYARICEYDDPFAVPAADFEAAVADGRVTYIGDDVIKAYDDAVFACSTGVGGDLKIVYTPLNGAGNKPVRRVLARAGFTNVSVVPEQEQPDGDFPTCTYPNPEEAAALSLAVAKAKREGADLVLATDPDSDRVGSAVPDGSGDFTLINGNQMGILLIDYILGRREAAGRMPERPEIVTTIVSTPMAQVVAADHGATVKELLTGFKYIGEEIGRLEAAGEGDRYVFGFEESYGYLPGGYVRDKDAVVASLLICEMTAFYHRQGKSLLDRLAELYEKYGYYRETLKTFVFEGITGKAQMDAIIARLAKEGITLHEGETPLAKDYSNGIEGLPPSKVLSFTDSKARLTVRPSGTEPKLKVYVSAKADSAEAADAEAQAVLAKMQRFIEA
- a CDS encoding FIVAR domain-containing protein, whose amino-acid sequence is MKKTLSMLLAVMFALTAFGATTIFGGVLGAGAVFYEYYEYTSIPGFTAFTEADMQKAWTSSGNFTGFSTDYKPDGVDKVATFTCTSPDQWGGMVAATMELKNNENNSWNTNGNSPLNSCIWGANMTLGGKDFLGNQLDADGNIVWTTTFEDMAGFCFWTGVNGGHYDGSIKIQLFSIPTRGPAYTTSDNGTTDMAQYPNGAPKAFVYECDGVRPDEDGYVYFDFKTDFFQCDWWSTDDEGINWYRGAKEDEPENYPHDKYHFPISKCAIPQSKIPYINGIQLRFSNMQSGDVISVGDWRMYFDTRIHVDELEEQCEIFDSLDPEAYTEESYAAATEVYLEAYEMFQNADQYTQKQVDAMARELKLAIRDLKPMFKAEMKSVKLAGFEVWEDADFEAMEDGGVCLDTAAVETDIYPNTKEQSVMVFAQADDGPPTYGWSLFTNATEDGAIKNPFELKEGSEPLSEAAGIRFWVKWDDSLETPQACRIGLGVSSEEIYFECEETAVELPAQQGYVGVAWTNFYDVYGEEDIFDHIDDIDTIYIYFENVSGIYYIADLTGFEWSISSADFYSFEARINQVEEYMAGLDRSKYYYISLNRVDEALEEAKGLLGKYGVTQEEVDEALDKLNTAVNNLTLLGDLADEPTIKLLDALTKSAKTYWRGNLVQRTYMTLAEEIEKADALLQKGPKQAEAEEQIAALQAAISGLIPIKPGSTVTSIYSFEDYTIREFQRANGDRTDNVIYELDKTFPKLPEGYDQALKMTAQVDMGSETADQHGMMQFKAMTRDFGGVLPILIDNSTNPPGNTLIGDLTGTAGLCLWVGVNDMNLVQKCTMRVAVSNCTVSPLFERATVDIPIPANGSGWIYLPWEYFEFYDDWTHGQEIDLAKIYFYIIRFDGFIKQGLEVYVTGIHAYKDPTNGTWTAPVISNITEGQSFDISEQELIPDWDVGAAMLDGEFLIYGNPVVKNGDHTLVVTNGDKSTTVNFTTTGAIELTANVNNNGEYAVGYELSWSPEDAEATLNDEPIELGHKIEEAGEYTLIITKGGKELIVDFTIIENVEPPVKKGDFTGNGKIEVDDALAALRIAAKLAAETPEAIAIGDINGNGKIEVDDALAILRVAAKLADESSLG